The following coding sequences are from one Panicum hallii strain FIL2 chromosome 5, PHallii_v3.1, whole genome shotgun sequence window:
- the LOC112891353 gene encoding uncharacterized protein LOC112891353, translated as MPMRNPFPTRHTPHCCHRIGSREFSSPLPLLRFAAAGDVGNTGRLRFDPNRGSPRRLAMAEPLSSSQDAPNPTATEQRVLVTNKHGENLVGLLHHTGSNKVVVLCHGFTASKDDGIIVDLAAAITKRRISVFRFDFSGNGESEGEFQYGNYRKEADDLHSVVSYLYREKYDVAAVVGHSKGGDVVVLYASIYNDVPMVVNLSGRFNLEKGVEERLGKEFMDRINTEGYIDVTNKSGKFLYRVTKESLMERLNTDMHAVSLSISKECRFFTIHGSADEIIPVEDAYEFAKLIPNHKLRVIEGANHCYTAHRKELSDAVIESITSNEAGDTPP; from the exons ATGCCGATGAGAAATCCCTTTCCCACTCGACACACACCACACTGCTGCCACCGAATCGGATCCCGGGAGTTCTCTTCgcccctgcctctcctccgCTTCGCTGCGGCCGGCGACGTCGGGAACACCGGCCGCCTCCGATTCGATCCCAACCGGGGGTCTCCCCGGCGGCTAGCCATGGCGGAGCCGCTCAGCTCATCCCAAGATGCGCCCAATCCCA CTGCTACGGAGCAGAGAGTACTGGTGACGAACAAGCACGGGGAGAACCTCGTGGGGCTGCTGCACCACACGGGGTCGAACAAGGTTGTCGTGCTCTGCCATGGCTTTACGGCTTCCAAG GACGATGGAATCATTGTTGATCTTGCGGCTGCGATAACAAAGCGTAGGATTAGTGTGTTTCGCTTTGATTTCAGTGGAAATGG AGAAAGTGAAGGTGAATTCCAGTACGGTAATTACAGGAAGGAGGCTGATGACCTGCATTCTGTTGTTTCATATCTTTACCGGGAGAAGTATGATGTAGCAGCAGTTGTTGGTCACAGCAAAG GTGGAGATGTGGTGGTTCTATATGCCTCTATCTATAATGATGTCCCAATGGTGGTTAACCTTTCTGGTCGATTTAATTTGGAGAAAGGCGTTGAAGAGCGCCTAGGCAAAGAATTTATGGATAGGATAAACACAGAAGGCTACATTGATGTCACAAACAAATCAG GAAAGTTTTTGTACAGAGTAACCAAAGAGAGCTTGATGGAACGACTGAACACTGATATGCATGCAGTAAGCCTTTCCATCAGCAAAGAATGCAG GTTCTTTACAATTCATGGTTCAGCTGATGAGATCATACCAGTGGAAGATGCATATGAGTTTGCAAAGCTTATACCGAACCACAAACTGCGTGTCATTGAGGGAGCAAATCACTGCTACACTGCTCATCGTAAAGAACTTTCTGATGCCGTCATAGAATCCATCACATCCAATGAG GCAGGAGATACCCCACCCTAG
- the LOC112895605 gene encoding uncharacterized protein LOC112895605: MAAAGKPEPAAPPQAPSAAKGVFMRRIFPFLLATNVFIGVYVFAKTYKRDQEKKHTEAAAAAAAAAALSSPASATAKAADPAPAPAPTPKIVLPPPSEDEQRQVYKWMLEEMRKIKPRDAAEKNKLNEEKALLKDFIRAESLPRL, from the exons atggccgccgccggcaagcCCGaacctgccgcgccgccgcaggcgCCTTCGGCGGCGAAGGGGGTCTTCATGCGCCGCatcttccccttcctcctcgcgaCCAACGTCTTCATCGGAG TTTACGTTTTTGCCAAGACCTACAAAAGAGACCAAGAAAAGAAACATACTGaggctgccgctgccgctgccgctgctgcaGCATTGTCATCCCCAGCAAGTGCAACTGCAAAGGCTGCAGATCCTGCTCCTGCACCTGCACCCACACCCAAAATTGTTCTCCCACCACCATCCGAAGATGAGCAGCGGCAGGTGTACAAATGGATGCTGGAGGAGATGCGGAAGATCAAACCACGCGACGCCGCTGAGAAGAATAAACTCAATGAGGAGAAAGCTCTTCTTAAGGATTTCATTCGGGCAGAGTCTCTCCCTCGTTTGTGA